The Aspergillus oryzae RIB40 DNA, chromosome 5 genome segment CTCGAAGAATTATCACAGGATGGAGAAACCGTAGTTGAAGACTTCGGTTCGGATCCTCAAAAACGAGCAACTCAACCTCTTGTAGAGGTCTTCTTTTCGACTCGCGCAGGCTATGCCCGCTTGCTTGTTCTTTCAATTGCTTCAGTGACTATGACTGGGTTATATCTCCAATCTTCAGAGTCTCTACTCTTTAAGCTTATCAACTTATCAAGTTCTAGACATCGGTATAGTAAGCCGCCAGCCAATGACAACACGAGTAGATGACGCCATGAGCTTTCCCGCGGCCTCCCAGCTGTCGGCGCCTGAGGCATCGCATCCGCTGCGTAATCGGCGATCAAATATATTGATGAAAACCGACTCCTCAACCGCAAAACTTCCAGTTGACAGCTCGTGCTGCAATCATATCTCACTTGTGTATTGCAGCTTGGGTCCGTGTCCAGTTAATAATGGGGTCTATACACGGCGTGGCGCGCTCAGCGCGGAGTCTCTCAGCTCTGCTCAGACATGAAAGCGTCTCAACTCGGAATCGATTAGCAGCAGTATGCTCGTCCACGCAATACGCAACGGCCCGTAGGTCATTACACAACGGTCGTCCACGGAAGTCCCAGTCCGCCGCCGCAAGTAACAACTCGTCCAATCCCGCCCTATCATTTCCTTGTCTTGACGCCCAAGATGCGAAGTCCGCTCTCCTCTCCGCACGGTCTATCGAGTCAGGTCCCGAGCCGTCATACACAACCGGCCACCATGAACAGTTCCGCTGCGAAGACCCATTGCTGCTTGACTGGGGTGGTGTCCTGCCCGAATTTGATATCGCATATGAAACATGGGGTCAATTGAACGCAGACAAGAGCAACGCTATCCTCCTACACACCGGTCTCTCGGCCTCGAGTCACGCCCATAGCACCGAAGCCAATTCCAAACCGGGATGGTGGGAGAAATTCATCGGCCCCGGCAAACCTTTAGATACAAACAAGCACTTCGTCATCTGTACGAATGTCATCGGAGGCTGCTACGGCAGCACCGGGCCCTCGTCCATCGACCCCTCCGATGGAAAGAGATACGCCACCCGATTCCCCATCCTGACGATAGACGACATGGTGCGCGCACAATTCCGTCTCTTGGACTCGCTGGGAATTCAAAAGCTGTACGCCTCCGTCGGCTCCAGCATGGGCGGCATGCAGAGTCTCGCCGCCGGAGTGCTCTTCCCCGAGCGCGTCGAAAAGATCGTCAGTATCAGCGGCTGCGCCCGAAGCCACCCTTACAGCATCGCTATGCGACACACGCAGCGCCAGGTCCTCATGGTGGACCCCAAATGGGCCCGCGGGTTCTACTACGACTCCATCCCGCCCCATTCGGGCATGAAGCTCGCGCGCGAAATCGCCACAGTCACCTACAGAAGCGGACCGGAATGGGAGAAGCGGTTTGGCCGCAAGCGCGCAGACCCCAGCAAGCAGCCTGCACTATGTCCCGATTTCCTCATCGAGACGTACCTCGATCACGCGGGCGAGAAGTTCTGTTTGGAATACGATCCAAACAGTCTGCTGTATGTCTCGAAGGCCATGGACTTGTTTGATCTGGGACAGGCACAGCAGacggagacgaagaagagacggGCCGAGTACGAAGCTAATATCGCGGAGGGAGGCAAGACTGTTGACGCTAGCAATATTGCCTGCAGCCTCACCCTCCCAGAGAAACCGTACGAGGAACAACCGTCTGTGGCCGCGTCTACGCCCGCCATGGACCAGTCCGTCGCTGGGGGTGCGGAAGCGCCGCCACAAGATCTCGTCGCTGGATTGGCGCCTTTGAAGAACCATCCCGTTTTGGTCATGGGTGTCGCCAGCGATATTCTCTTCCCTGCTTGGCAGCAGCGTGAGATTGCAGAGACGCTTCGGGCTGGTGGGAACGAGAAGGTCCAGCACATTGAACTTGGTGAGGACGTATCGATGTTCGGACACGATACGTTTCTGCTTGACTTGAAGAACATTGGTGGTGCTGTAGAGGAATTCTTGCGCTGATATCAATAGTGTCTACTCTATCGATAATAGGATCATCACTTATTTATATTGATGATTATAGTATATAAATGTAAAATCCAACGGATTAAATCCCACACCTAGATGATAATGATGCACTATTATGATGACGATGTAATTGCTTTTTACATAAATGAATAATGGTCACTGTCCTTGAATGCGCCAGTTTTATCCATGCCTCCAGCACCCGTCCTCCTAAGCAATGATAGCGATAGCTAATTTGAATTGTTCGTAATCTATGGGAGTTCTCCGTACTGCGGGTCACATTTAACACCCAAAAATAAATCCAAAATCAAGATCCAAGATACAAGAAACGACCAAGGGTATCTCAAAATTATACAACCCAATCACAATGCTAAAAATATAAACCAAGAAAACCTATGTAACGAGTGTCATTCCTTCCCCAACAAAATCTGTCTCCGTTCCCTATACCAACGCTCCAGACACGCCCGTCTCTGCGCCTGCGTCATGCTTTCCACGACAAGAGCAAACTCTGTGGCATTAGGGAACCCGAACCGCTTCGCCATGCTACAGAACTGTCTCTTCATCACGTcgcgaggaggatgatacTTGAAGCGTATCGACTTCCCATCTTTCTGAAGTTCGGTGGTAGAGGCCGCATTTGATCCGTCTTGAGAATCTCCAAAGACCTGGACATCATTATTCGAGCCCTCGCTGGCTAGTTCGGCGCGTCTGCTGAGACGTTCTTCGATCTTCGAGGAGCCAATGACTTCATTGTTGAGGTGGGTATATTCTACACCGGCACCGGCGAGGATGGCCTGAATGGGATCGTGGCGCTTGGGGATGGGGTATTGCTGGGCGCCTTTGGCATCTTCGGACTCACCGCGGATCATGGCGGCGAGTTGGCTCATGACCTCGTCATCGGTGTTTTTGGAGTCTTCGTGAGTTTGGGATTCATCCACGTCTATGTCCATTACCTGGACTCCGGCTCGGCTTTCGGCGACGTTGGTTTTGTTGACGATTTCGCGGAGGACGATGTTGTTATTTTGGTACTCGAAGAGATTGTTTAGTCCGAAGATTTCGCCCTtctggtctttcttttcttggacaCCCTTGAAATAACGCCGTTCGGAACTTGCGTTGTACCCGATGTTTGCTTGTTGCTGCTTGTATATCTGACGCGCGTAGACGATCTCTTCGATAGTGCCAGCGGAGATTAGTCGGAATACCTCGACATCACGGACCTGCCCGATTCTGTATGCTCTGTCCTGGGCTTGGAGGTCGTATGATGGGTTCCAATTGGGGTCGACGACCACCACTTTGTTTGCGGATGTGATGTTCAAACCCACACCACCGGCACGGGTggagatcaagaagacgaATTGTCGGGGGTCGGAGTTGAACTCGTCAACAGCTGTTGCACGGTCCTCATAGCTCATCGAACCGTCCAGGTAACTGACGTTGTAACTTGTGTGGTGAAACAGCATTTGCAACATCCTTAGCAGTCGGACGCTGTgagagaagaccaagactTTGTCTCCATTGGAATGCCACCACTTgaggaggcggcggagaACCTTCCATTTACCGCAGAACTCAGGATTGGCGTAGTTGACGATGGAGTCTCTTGTTCGATAAAGCTGTTCCCACTTATCAGGGGAGGCAATTTCTAGCCACTCCCTGTCCTtgtcctgcttttcctttgaATCGACTCCCTGCGGTATTAGAATCGCAAGATGATTGCTGAGTTTTTGTATAACATTCATTGCGGGAAACACATAGCTTTGCCATCGGAGTCCAGATTGTAGATATTGCTGACAGCACCATCCggccttctttcttgaaCCGCAAGAACACAACTCAGAAGATTCCTTGATGTAccggatgatatcactgtCCAATAGGTTCTCATAGGCGTCTGATTGCGTTTCTGTTAACGGGCAAAAGACGACTCGGTCGATCTTCTTAGGAAGCTGATCCGCTATTAGGCTTTTCATGCGCCGAAGAAAGaactgaggaagaaggttctCGACCAACTTCTTGGCAGTCTTGCGAGCTTTGCTCAGTTCGTATAGTGTAGCATCATGCGACTGCCCTATCTTCAAAGGGTCAGAAATGGTTTTTTTCCAAGTTGTAACTGGACCCAATTTCCCGGGGTTTGTCCAGTTCAATAGCGTCCAAAGTTCTTCGTATTTGTTTTGAATGGCTGTCCCTGTTAATCCAATGCGGCAGAGAGCGTTGACTGAGTTCATGGCTTTGGTAGTTTCAGAAGTTCGTTCCTTGATGATGTGGCATTCGTCCGCTATCACGCAATCCCAATCTACCATGTTCACGGAATCCTTATTTTGAAGATAGGTACCGTAAgtggtgatgaggatctcAACTCGTCCGGACCTCGCTGCGTGAAGAGCAAGCTCCTTGTTGTCTCCATGGTAGGTATCGACATGCCACCAGCCCCAACGAGTGAGTTCTGACATCCAGTTCTTGATCAAAGTACCTGGGCATACTATCAATGTTCGTGGGTACCATTGGTCTTTCCCACTCCTCCTCAtttttctcatcctcttGGCGTCTCTCTCATCGCCAGTCTTACCATACGCCGCGGTAAGGAACGCAATTACTTGCACTGTTTTCCCCAGACCCATATCGTCACCAAGGATGCCACCTTTCTGATAGACAAATAGTTCGTGTAAGAAAGCGGCTCCATCCACCTGGTACTGTCTAAGCCACTGCGCGATAGGAGCAGGAATTAACCCTAGAGAGTAAGGGAGAGTGATGTCTTTGTACGCACTGCACGGTTTTATATTCGTGAAGGCCGGTTTTTCTTCTAGGAATTCCAAGCGCTCATCATCGGAGAACTCAATATCTTCGTAGCCCGGGGGTAGCTTTAGCCCTGACTCCTTGAGATGTTCGGCCCTACGTTCGAACTGCTGTCGTCGCTTCTGTAAATATTCCGGGAGTGTATACTCCATCAAGTCGTCTTCGGAAGGCACTTCATCACCATACTCTCTCAACGGCCGCCTTGGCGTGGGTCTCCCACCTTGTCTTGGACGTCTTCCTACAAACGACTCGGGGTGAACCACCTTAGGTGTTTTGGACTTGCGAGCACTCATGGAGGTACGCTTCCGCTTGAGGGCTTTTCGGTTCTTGAATGCTTGATAGGCAGCCTCGCCATCGTTGAAAGACGTGTCATCGCTGTCGGTTTGCACTTCTAAGTCTATTACGGGAGTAGGGTTGTTGAGAGGCGAAGACCGTTCTTCGACTGGGATTTCAGATTTCGGAGTAGGACGGGGCGTCACTTCTGACTTGGATGTTGTACCTGATAATTGGAGAATATTAGCTTCAACTTAGCTTAAGGATCGTAGTAGATGCGGAGAAACGTACGACTGAGGTCAGCCTTGTATGGCCTTGCCGGCCGTGAGACGTCCagatcgtcatcatcggagcTGGCAGTGGTCGCGTCTGGATTTTCTAACTCCCATCCAGATCCCATATTATTCTCAGCAAGCTCAGTTCGTTGGGTCTTTCAGTGTTGTAGACGGTCAATGTGAGGGGACACGCGCGGGCGGCGATGAAGGCGGAGGATCTATATTACCCAATCGGGAAAGGAGCTCAATTCTTTCAAATTGATTTTTGTCGCCGATCCAAATTCCCCGCCGCCGTTATCGTCTCTTCTGCTAAAACCAGCCATTGTGCCTTTTAGTCCGGTTAACGCGAGGAAATACCTTTTGGGCTTCtcggatatatatcttctgaTCCGATTAGTTAACTGTCTTGTCAATACACGGTCGCTTTGTCGCCCGCTCTCCGAAGAACAAGTTACTAGATACTACGGAGTTCTAGACATATACAGTCGTTAGAAAGCCTTGAACCGACGAAAAAGTCGACGGCTCATCCCTCAATATGCCTCTCGATACTTCGACTACGTACCCCCTAACCAAACTGCGCCTCGATGGCCGCCGGTGGAACgagcttcgtcttctccaagcGCAGATCTCCACAAACCCGGCCAGTTCTGGTTCGTCTTATCTGGCCATGGGAAATACAACTATTATGTGCTCAGTCCATGGTCCTGCGGAAGGACGCCGAGGAGATGCGACCGGTGGTGCAGCAGGTTCTTCGGGAGCAGTGGTGGAAGTCGATGTCAACGTCGCTGGATTCGCGGGAGTTGATCGCAAGAGAAGGGCGGGAGGAAGCGACAAGTATGCATACCAACGCGATTGATACTAATGCTATTTATTGCTCATGAAGTATGCTAATCTGTTTTTACTAGGCAATCTTCGCGCATTGCAACTACTCTACGGGCTGCTTTCCAGTCTCATCTTCACACCTACCTTTATCCGCACAGTACTATCAGCATCCATGTTTCAGTGCTATCCGCCGATGGCTCTCTGCTTGCTGCTGCTATCAATGCTTGCACCCTAGCACTTGTAGATGCAGGTATCCCCATGCCAGGCCTACTCTGTGGTTGCACAGCTGGTATGAGTGGAAGTGCTTCTACTCCCCGTGATCCTCGAAACGACGAACTAGATCCGCTTTTGGATCTGTCTCTGCCAGAGGAGCAGGAGCTCCCCTTCCTCACCGTGGGCACTACAACCTCTGTCCCGGTGGGTGAGAATGCGatggatgacgacgaggaagatatgAAAGTGTCCATGTTGAACATGGACTCGAAAGTGCATTGCACGTATGTCGAGACGATGCTTGCCGTTGGGATTGATGGCTGTAATCAGATTCGAGAGATCTTGGAGGGTGTCATCAAAGGGTCCAACAAGTTACGGTAGCCATGTATAGGTGATCGTGACGCGTTTCATGCGGGTCAGTGTTGTCCCTGTTAGACCTCTTATTATGAATAATGAAATATCTCTAAATTGCTTCGTTTTCCAGTGTTTCACTATCTACATAACATCATGACGCTAGTATGACCGCGGGAGTCTACTAGTACCAGCATCTGCACCCAACCGTATCTCGTCCGTGGCAACGGCACTCGAGCCTTCGAGCCTCTATCCGGAAACCTGGAGCCCTCCTTCGTTGACAATCTCGCCGCGATGTGTCATTACAGCCGGACACAAAGAGTTCCTAGACGATAGTTGGTATACCCTCCAACCAGGTTGCCAGACCTCGAAAACCGCATGATCTTCCTCGAGATTAATCGTTATACACGCTTTCACAGATGACTCCGGGGACTCCAGCCAACCACGTGCATCCCCTTCTAGTCTTCCAGCGGTTTCCGATGTGCCCACTTCGAGGACCACGCCCCGTTCCTTGGATGAGGGCAGACATCCACGAGCCGTCCGGTTCTTTTACCCAATCTCCGTATCTGCTCGAAAATGAGCCAGAGGGGTAGACGTCTTCTTCGACGTCGAGAGCGACGAGCTTATCATGAATTTGTAGTTTAAACAGTTCCACAATTAACTTGTGGGCAAACCCGAGCATCTTTACTGTGAGGCCCTTGGTTAAATAGTTGTATGTGAACCTGACTTATTTCAGTGGTCTACCTTGATCCGACGAAATGAATTCGAAATCTTCTGCTTTGACATTGGAGAATTCGAGAATCTCATGCTCCCTATGTCGGTTGCACAGGAGGGTGGCAGCAAAAGTAGATTATCCGTCGTAATTCGAAATATTGGTACGGACGGGGGTTGGGGCAATGAATCGAGACATTATGGTATCGTTGAGGCAAAAGTTTGAAGGGAACTCTGAGAAGTTTGAGGTCAAAGCACCATCGTGTCGTATTGAGGTCCATAACGGAATATTCACAGTACAAGATGCTCTCGAAGGCGGCTGCTTCAACAGATGACCCTTGAGGATATTTAGATATCACCGGAGAGGGATATCTCTAGGCCCAACCCGTAGACTTTGAGTCTCCAATATACTTGGGAGCCTGTAGCAATCAAGCACCGCGCGACAGTACACCCAGATCGCCAGAAAGAGAATTAGTACTATGTAGAGAGATAACCTAAGGGAGGAGCGTACCCAAGTAGAAGTAAAACGTGCCGAATTCAATCGACTCTAGCATTCGAGCCGTGATAAGGCTCCATCGGGTGAAGGACCTGGACATATTCACAGGGAGGCCCAGTGAAAGAGACCTCGTTATCACTAAGGTCGATCTATTGAATAGGATTAGCTAATAGGTTTTGGGCTGTTAGGACGTCTTGAATTGGGTTCCACATGGTGCTTCTGCATTATCCTCGAATACAGCCTCAGACCTGGCTCTTCCCGAGTCGTTGACGACCGAGTATgtatataaaatatatacacacaTAGATACATACAGCTCGCATTAATTCTCCTAGCTAGATACAGGCGGTACTATCATGGTGTTGGTACCGTAGATAATCATCATTCTATCTAAGGCTAGCTTTCCCATGCCTCGCCCATGTGATCCAATTATGTGTTAATGTCTTGCTTAAGAATCTTAGAATTGATGCTAAGAACAATGGAATCTCCTACTAATGATTGGGAGAACGGAGAAGGAAACCGATAACACCCATCACTCAGCCCACACACGACTCAAATCCTACTCAGGCAACTCGCAGTCCGCGGGACCAAGAGGCGTCCAGGGCAGTACAAGGAGTAATAGGACTATCCTTTGTCTACTCCTACCATTTTATTTATTGCTTCCCAGTGGCTGGCAGTCTGGGCTAGCTCTGAAGGTTGAACTCCCAAGCTTGGTTGATCCATCAACCAAGCAGTATCTTGTGTTTCATTTCTATACATTCACTTCAAGATCAACAGTGaaaacttcttcctccatcctcTGGCTTCTTTACCTTCATCCCCTGGCTTCATATTCCCTACCTTCCTGAATAAAAGGCCAGGCATGGAACAGATTCCTCTAAAGCCACGGCAAGTCAATGGCCTAGCATGGGCAATCAGCCAAGAGACATCAAGTATAAAGGGGGGTATAATAGGAGATTGGTGTGGACTAGACAAGACCCTCCTAGCTCTCTCtctagtatatatatgacTAGAGAGCGAAATAACAAGCCTACACTGATCCTATGCCCTGTTGGGGTTCTGCAGAACTGGATCAATACGGTACGGATGGTGTTGGGGCCTTTGTTGGGCCTGAAAGTCTTCTATGGCTCTTCAGTGCATACCGGAGATCAGATACGCTAGGATTTGACTATTAACAATGTCAACGAATTGATTGCATTCTTAGATAAATGCGATTTCGAAGACCCCTCTACCGGCACAACAGTTGTACGTTCAACTTATTCTACTTTTACAAAGAGACCCCTTGTGCCCTTGAACACGAATGAAGATAATGAGAAGGACTCTAATATTAATATGACTCAGATACAGGTCATTATCACAAGGCAAATTTAACCGTGTGATCTGTGACGAGGGATATGCCGTCAAGACAATTAGGGctaaagtacatacatcaatcaGTCGCAACCCTCAGAGCCACATATAAGTGGTTTCTTTCTGCAACACCTATGTCGTTTTGGCGACGCTGTGTCAATGGACTcgaaaggcaaaaaaaaaaaaaaaaaaaattatcaTTGGAGATGACATTCCGCCTGGACGGATCATGACCATTGATCTCAAGTTGCCAACAAAGATACAGTCGCGGCACGATCTTGCATATAGTGCACTTATTCCCTTGCTGAAAAAGGGTGAGAAGAATTCTGAGGGCACCGATAACATTCAGGGAGTCGCTGGCAAAATAGACTGGAGCATCTTCCGGATTCTTACACATCTGGCATTCTCGCCAATGCTATACGACTTTATAACGTCGGTGGCTAAGGAGAAGGGGTTTTCTGCCTACATAGCAAAGCACCTAGAACGTCCTGACCTTGgcttttcattcttctacGCATATACACGAAAAGACACCCGAGTACTGGTGCCTCCAACTAGAGTTGGACAGGCGATCTACCTTACCTCAGAATCCGCAAAGCTTCGCTACCTGGCCCGCCTTTTCGAAAAAGAAGGTCTTCGCTCTTTCTATACCATATGTTGTTATCCGATCCCCGATGACAGCTGATCAGCGGAACGAGGCAGTTGCAGCATTCTCTGCGTCTATCTTAACCTCATCTACCCGCAGCGGGTatggggaggggaggggagggtACTTCACTctagtatataatatattttatgATGTTTACAGCCTTTCAATATCTATTATATAAAGTAATGTATTTTCGGGGTCGTGTTAAAAGGCCCGCTAAATAGCTAGAAGAACCCACTTTCCGGGCCAGAGCGAATCCCCTATCAACAAATCTGCTCAATTCCGCGCGCAACATAGCCTTCTGATTGGCCACTGCAGGGATCGTATAGTATGGGAGGTTTACTCCTCTCGTATTATCACTGCAGCGTTGGCCCATTTTCTTGTCTGCCCAAGACATCAATGAGGCCATTCGAGCAGGAATGGCATCCTGTAACATGGCGGATCCAATTCAACGAAAATCCTGC includes the following:
- a CDS encoding homoserine O-acetyltransferase family protein (homoserine acetyltransferase) is translated as MGSIHGVARSARSLSALLRHESVSTRNRLAAVCSSTQYATARRSLHNGRPRKSQSAAASNNSSNPALSFPCLDAQDAKSALLSARSIESGPEPSYTTGHHEQFRCEDPLLLDWGGVLPEFDIAYETWGQLNADKSNAILLHTGLSASSHAHSTEANSKPGWWEKFIGPGKPLDTNKHFVICTNVIGGCYGSTGPSSIDPSDGKRYATRFPILTIDDMVRAQFRLLDSLGIQKLYASVGSSMGGMQSLAAGVLFPERVEKIVSISGCARSHPYSIAMRHTQRQVLMVDPKWARGFYYDSIPPHSGMKLAREIATVTYRSGPEWEKRFGRKRADPSKQPALCPDFLIETYLDHAGEKFCLEYDPNSLLYVSKAMDLFDLGQAQQTETKKRRAEYEANIAEGGKTVDASNIACSLTLPEKPYEEQPSVAASTPAMDQSVAGGAEAPPQDLVAGLAPLKNHPVLVMGVASDILFPAWQQREIAETLRAGGNEKVQHIELGEDVSMFGHDTFLLDLKNIGGAVEEFLR
- a CDS encoding putative DNA excision repair protein (Rad26L) (transcription-coupled repair protein CSB/RAD26 (contains SNF2 family DNA-dependent ATPase domain)) — protein: MGSGWELENPDATTASSDDDDLDVSRPARPYKADLSRTTSKSEVTPRPTPKSEIPVEERSSPLNNPTPVIDLEVQTDSDDTSFNDGEAAYQAFKNRKALKRKRTSMSARKSKTPKVVHPESFVGRRPRQGGRPTPRRPLREYGDEVPSEDDLMEYTLPEYLQKRRQQFERRAEHLKESGLKLPPGYEDIEFSDDERLEFLEEKPAFTNIKPCSAYKDITLPYSLGLIPAPIAQWLRQYQVDGAAFLHELFVYQKGGILGDDMGLGKTVQVIAFLTAAYGKTGDERDAKRMRKMRRSGKDQWYPRTLIVCPGTLIKNWMSELTRWGWWHVDTYHGDNKELALHAARSGRVEILITTYGTYLQNKDSVNMVDWDCVIADECHIIKERTSETTKAMNSVNALCRIGLTGTAIQNKYEELWTLLNWTNPGKLGPVTTWKKTISDPLKIGQSHDATLYELSKARKTAKKLVENLLPQFFLRRMKSLIADQLPKKIDRVVFCPLTETQSDAYENLLDSDIIRYIKESSELCSCGSRKKAGWCCQQYLQSGLRWQSYVFPAMNVIQKLSNHLAILIPQGVDSKEKQDKDREWLEIASPDKWEQLYRTRDSIVNYANPEFCGKWKVLRRLLKWWHSNGDKVLVFSHSVRLLRMLQMLFHHTSYNVSYLDGSMSYEDRATAVDEFNSDPRQFVFLISTRAGGVGLNITSANKVVVVDPNWNPSYDLQAQDRAYRIGQVRDVEVFRLISAGTIEEIVYARQIYKQQQANIGYNASSERRYFKGVQEKKDQKGEIFGLNNLFEYQNNNIVLREIVNKTNVAESRAGVQVMDIDVDESQTHEDSKNTDDEVMSQLAAMIRGVGFNPLDFTFIYYNHQYK
- a CDS encoding exosome non-catalytic core subunit SKI6 (exosomal 3'-5' exoribonuclease complex, subunit Rrp41 and related exoribonucleases), which encodes MPLDTSTTYPLTKLRLDGRRWNELRLLQAQISTNPASSGSSYLAMGNTTIMCSVHGPAEGRRGDATGGAAGSSGAVVEVDVNVAGFAGVDRKRRAGGSDKQSSRIATTLRAAFQSHLHTYLYPHSTISIHVSVLSADGSLLAAAINACTLALVDAGIPMPGLLCGCTAGMSGSASTPRDPRNDELDPLLDLSLPEEQELPFLTVGTTTSVPVGENAMDDDEEDMKVSMLNMDSKVHCTYVETMLAVGIDGCNQIREILEGVIKGSNKLR